A part of Vespertiliibacter pulmonis genomic DNA contains:
- a CDS encoding DUF3413 domain-containing protein: protein MLNQLLRLFPTNSRQYREETSQRIAWGHWFALFNILLALLITSRYALNADWPNTLAGKLYFFVSLFGHFSFVVFALYLLILFPLSFIIRNNRAFRGISVIFSTIGLTTLLVDTEVFKQFYLHLSPLVWDLLVNPDESELSHQWQLLFVPMPIILLAEMLYSRWCWNKLRSFNRQRWGKYVALFFLTCFTATHLLYAWADMMIYRPITAQKANYPLSYPMTARTFLEKHHLINRADLEQTIETSGRLDTFFLNYPKTSLKFDKTPHKTNLLFINLSGLSNEMINEKMMPTLYQVSKQSRYFKHHYTGGDTASAGISSLFYGLSGRYVDAILSEKKQSVLISRLQQLNYQFGLFSHNGFAKPIYQQALFANFKLPTAQDNQTTIQQWQQWLNDHSAEPFFSYLDLSLEQSPQSLDQQFDIIWQSLEHQGLTKNTLILITADIGQAVVSDNIFAMAKTNIPMILYWQQEQGIYTGLSSHLDITPTLLPQFFGLNSPVETYSQGINLTKENSRKWLLSSNYYWNVAILSNGEQYHIDRKGDFIHYNVENTREIHTRPPLALFLHLIQQSNQFIAN from the coding sequence ATGCTGAACCAGCTTCTACGCTTATTTCCAACTAATTCACGCCAATATCGTGAAGAAACTTCTCAACGAATTGCTTGGGGGCATTGGTTCGCACTATTTAACATTCTCTTAGCATTATTGATTACTTCTCGCTATGCCCTCAATGCTGATTGGCCAAATACGCTAGCAGGAAAACTCTACTTCTTTGTTAGCCTATTTGGGCATTTTAGTTTTGTTGTCTTCGCACTTTATCTACTTATTTTATTCCCTCTTAGCTTTATTATTCGAAATAACCGTGCATTTAGAGGGATTTCTGTTATTTTCTCAACCATTGGCTTAACCACATTACTCGTTGATACCGAGGTCTTTAAGCAATTCTATTTACATTTATCACCATTAGTGTGGGATCTATTAGTAAATCCTGATGAAAGCGAGCTTTCTCACCAATGGCAATTACTATTTGTTCCAATGCCAATTATTTTATTAGCCGAAATGCTTTATTCTCGCTGGTGCTGGAATAAATTACGCAGTTTTAATCGCCAACGCTGGGGAAAATATGTCGCTCTATTTTTCCTTACCTGTTTTACTGCAACGCATCTGCTATATGCGTGGGCGGATATGATGATTTACCGCCCAATCACAGCACAAAAAGCGAATTATCCTCTTTCATACCCAATGACAGCTCGTACTTTTTTAGAAAAACATCATTTGATTAACCGTGCAGACTTAGAGCAAACAATCGAAACAAGCGGTCGATTAGACACTTTTTTTCTCAATTACCCTAAAACATCACTAAAATTTGATAAAACGCCTCATAAAACCAACCTGCTTTTTATCAATCTATCAGGGTTAAGCAATGAGATGATCAATGAAAAAATGATGCCGACATTATATCAAGTCAGCAAACAATCTCGTTACTTCAAACATCATTATACTGGAGGAGATACGGCAAGTGCAGGTATTTCAAGCCTATTCTACGGATTAAGTGGTCGCTATGTTGATGCGATCCTAAGTGAAAAAAAACAATCGGTACTCATTTCTCGTTTACAACAGCTAAACTATCAATTTGGGTTATTTTCCCATAATGGATTTGCTAAGCCTATCTACCAGCAAGCACTTTTCGCCAATTTTAAATTGCCTACGGCACAAGATAATCAAACAACCATTCAGCAATGGCAACAATGGCTGAATGATCACTCAGCAGAGCCTTTTTTCAGTTACCTTGATTTAAGCCTAGAGCAATCTCCCCAGTCGCTAGACCAGCAATTTGATATTATTTGGCAAAGCCTTGAGCATCAAGGGTTAACTAAAAATACCCTAATTCTTATCACAGCTGATATTGGGCAAGCGGTAGTTTCCGACAATATATTTGCAATGGCTAAAACGAATATTCCAATGATACTCTATTGGCAACAGGAGCAAGGTATTTATACTGGGTTATCAAGTCATTTAGATATTACTCCAACATTATTACCGCAATTTTTTGGGCTAAATTCACCCGTTGAAACCTATTCTCAAGGAATTAACCTTACCAAAGAAAATAGTCGAAAATGGTTGCTTTCCTCAAACTATTATTGGAATGTTGCGATTTTATCTAATGGCGAACAGTATCATATTGATCGCAAAGGCGATTTTATCCATTACAATGTTGAAAATACTAGAGAAATTCATACTCGTCCGCCTCTCGCATTATTTTTACATCTCATTCAACAAAGCAACCAGTTTATTGCTAACTAA
- a CDS encoding NlpC/P60 family protein, producing the protein MCINKIASSLFITAIIFSLTACSSSPSVKEDKRGHSTIYQKSHQGKIFDPIFAISSLSEQKSRWKGTRYRLGGTSRQGVDCSGFVQVTFRELFGISLPRMTIDQAREGKKIAKSELQAGDLVFFKTGRGPNGKHVGIYVKNGQFLHASTKGGVIYSSLDAPYWAKTFWQARRL; encoded by the coding sequence ATGTGCATAAATAAAATTGCCTCATCTCTATTTATTACAGCAATTATTTTTAGTTTAACAGCGTGTAGTAGTTCTCCGTCAGTTAAGGAGGATAAACGAGGTCATTCAACGATTTATCAGAAGAGCCATCAGGGGAAGATTTTTGATCCTATTTTTGCAATTAGTAGTTTAAGTGAACAAAAATCTCGTTGGAAAGGAACCCGTTATCGTTTAGGTGGAACGAGCCGTCAAGGGGTAGATTGCTCTGGTTTTGTACAAGTTACTTTTCGTGAATTATTTGGTATTTCATTACCGAGAATGACGATTGATCAAGCAAGAGAAGGAAAAAAAATCGCAAAATCAGAACTACAAGCAGGCGATTTAGTCTTTTTTAAAACAGGGAGAGGACCAAATGGCAAGCACGTTGGTATCTATGTAAAAAATGGGCAGTTTCTCCACGCTTCAACTAAGGGCGGTGTAATTTATTCTAGCTTAGATGCACCTTATTGGGCTAAGACATTTTGGCAAGCTCGCCGTTTGTAA
- a CDS encoding YejL family protein translates to MAIQSKYQDKQLDALLNDLIITLEKHKAPVDLSLMALGNMVTNILSTNIQNPAQQQLLADTFCSALKNSLQKNELKPN, encoded by the coding sequence ATGGCAATCCAATCAAAATACCAAGATAAACAACTAGATGCTCTACTCAATGATTTAATTATTACCCTTGAAAAACATAAAGCCCCTGTGGATCTCTCCCTTATGGCATTAGGCAATATGGTAACAAATATTTTGAGTACCAATATTCAAAATCCAGCCCAACAGCAATTGTTAGCGGATACTTTTTGCTCGGCACTAAAAAATTCATTACAGAAAAATGAATTAAAGCCCAATTAA
- a CDS encoding integration host factor subunit alpha: MALTKIDIAENLVERCGLDKRVAKQLVEQFFEEIQLSLEKGEEVKLSGFGNFLVRDKKARPGRNPKTGEDVAVSARRVVTFKPGQKLRERVEDLKVKA; this comes from the coding sequence ATGGCACTTACCAAAATTGATATCGCAGAAAACCTCGTTGAACGATGTGGGTTGGATAAACGTGTTGCAAAACAATTGGTTGAGCAATTTTTTGAGGAAATCCAATTAAGCCTGGAAAAAGGTGAAGAAGTAAAATTATCGGGATTTGGTAATTTTCTAGTTCGAGATAAAAAAGCTCGCCCGGGACGTAATCCAAAAACAGGTGAAGATGTTGCCGTTTCTGCTCGCCGAGTTGTTACTTTTAAACCAGGCCAAAAACTACGAGAACGAGTTGAAGATTTAAAGGTAAAAGCCTAA
- the cmoA gene encoding carboxy-S-adenosyl-L-methionine synthase CmoA translates to MKDTLFSAPIEKLGDFTFDEAVAEVFPDMIQRSVPGYSNIITAIGMLANRFVTDNSNVYDLGCSRGAGILSIRRNIADKNAKIIGVDNSEPMIERCRHHLNAYHSAIPVEILCEDIRQTQIQNASMVVLNFTLQFLPPADRFALLEKIYQGLNPNGILVISEKFKFDEYEMNELLIDLHHTFKRANGYSELEVSQKRTSLENVMLIDSISAHKARLKEIGFHNVELWFQCFNFGSMIAIK, encoded by the coding sequence ATGAAAGATACGCTTTTTTCTGCCCCAATCGAAAAATTGGGTGATTTTACCTTTGATGAAGCCGTTGCAGAAGTATTTCCTGATATGATTCAACGTTCAGTACCTGGTTATTCCAATATTATTACTGCAATTGGAATGCTTGCTAATCGCTTTGTTACAGATAACTCTAACGTCTATGATTTAGGTTGTTCTCGAGGTGCAGGTATTTTATCTATCCGCCGTAACATTGCTGATAAAAACGCAAAAATTATTGGTGTTGATAATTCCGAGCCAATGATCGAACGATGCCGCCACCATCTAAATGCTTATCACTCCGCTATACCTGTTGAAATTTTATGCGAGGATATTCGCCAAACACAAATTCAAAATGCGTCAATGGTTGTCCTAAATTTTACATTGCAATTTTTGCCGCCAGCTGACCGCTTTGCTTTGTTGGAGAAAATCTATCAAGGGCTAAACCCAAACGGAATATTAGTCATTTCTGAAAAATTTAAATTTGATGAGTACGAAATGAATGAGCTATTGATTGACCTTCATCATACCTTTAAACGAGCCAACGGATATAGTGAATTAGAGGTAAGTCAAAAACGTACCTCATTAGAAAATGTAATGCTAATTGATAGTATTTCAGCCCACAAAGCACGTTTAAAAGAGATTGGCTTTCACAATGTAGAGCTTTGGTTTCAATGTTTCAATTTTGGCTCAATGATTGCAATTAAATAA